In Nocardioides jishulii, the DNA window GGCCTCCCCACCGGCCATCCCGCCTCGGTCCAGGCCTCGCTGCCCCCGCTCACCTACCAGTTCCTGGAGTTCACCGACCAGCTGCAGGACCTACTACGCTGGAGCGACCGGCAGGTGCCCGAGGTCGTCCCCCACGACGTCTTCGCGGCCCACGCCGGGGACGGGGTGCTCGACTCACCCCGCGACAGGTGGGTGACGACGTTCCTGGGCCTCAATGCCCAGATGGCTCGGCTCGCGGGCGTGGAGCCACTCGCCGACATGGACGACGTCTACCGCCGCTACTCACGGTGGCTCCCCTTCGCCTACCGCTCCCAGAGCACGACGCTCGCGGTGAGCGACGACCTGGACTACCAGCCCTTGATCGTCACCGACATGCCCGTGTCCGTGCTGCGTGAGCACAGTCCGGTCGTCCTGGAGAGCGTCGAGGTGGTCCCCGGCGTGACCCCCTGGGCCGTCCGCCAGGACGGGACGAAGGAGGCCCTGCGTCCCGACCTCGGGCTCCACCTCCTGCGCGAGCGCGCGGGCCAGGTCGATCCCGGACACGTCCGGCTGCGTGCCGCGACCCGGGCACTGCTGGCCTCCGGAGGCACGGTCGCCACGCTCTTCGTGGTCTTCGACGCCCTGGGCGACGACCAGGCCGTCCCCGCCGCCATATTCGGCGGCTTCGCCGCGATGCTCAGCACGGGGCTGGCCAATGCGCCGGGCCTGCGTGAGCGCCGGCTGGCCAGCCTGGTCGCGATCCTCCCCGTGTGGCTCGTCCTGCTGCTCGGTGCCCTCACCTCGGGCGAGCCGTGGTGGCGCGCCGCGCTCCTGGTCGTCGTGGCCCTCGCCGGCACCGGCGCCAGGAGGTTCGGCCCCTTGGCGGGCGCCCTGGGCGGCGTCACGTTCATGACCTTCTACTTCGCCCTCATCCTGCGCCTGGACCTCTCCGACGTGCCCTTCTTCGCCGCTGCGGCGCTCGTGGGCGTGGTGTGGTCGTACGTGTGCAGCTACGTGCTGCTGCCTGATCGCCCTCTCCACATGCTCCAGCAGGGGGTGGAGGCGTTGACCCACCAGATGACCACGTCGGTCGCCACCCTCGTCGACGCCGTCTCCTGGGCGCGTTGGGACCCCGACATCCGTCAGCGCGTGGCCGTCGACATGAAACGTACGCACCGCACCGCAGCCTTCGTGGCGGGGCAGCTCGCACGCGAGACCTCCGACACCGAGGCCATCCGGATGGCCGAGGGGTTGCGCCTGCGCGTCTTCGACGCCGAGCTGGCGATGGTCAACCTCAAGAACGCGGCGCGAGGGGTCACGGGCACGACGCTCTCGCTGCAGACCCGCGGACGCCTGGGGGGCATGTTGGAGACCTTGCGCGCGGACCTGACGTCACGACTTGCGCAGAGGGAGCCGGGATGGACCGCCGGCCCTCCTGCCCTCGACACGCCCAGCCGTCCGTGGCCGACCGAGGCGTTGAACCTGGTCAAGGCGGCCCAGGCGTTCCACTCAGCCGTGCTCCTGCTGGCAGCGTGGCAGTCGGACCCCCACGCCGTCGATCCGCTCGACCCCCACGACCCGGAGGGTGACGCCGCCCTGGCGGACCTGGCCGTGGCTGGCGCCGGCGGAGACGCCGCGAAGGGCAGGTTCCAGCCGTGGACACGCCGATCCGTGCAGACGGCCGTGGCCACCGCCTTGTCCCTCGCAGTCGGGGCCGCGATCTCCGGTGCCCACCAGTTCTGGGCCGTGCTCGCCGCCTACCAGACGTTGGGCTCCACGGACGGGGAGACGCTCTCGAAGGGTTCACGCCGGGTCGCCGGCACCGTGGTCGGGGCCGCTGCCGGTTTCGCGATCGCCACGGTCGGCGGCGGCCGAGGCGAGATCGTGGTCCCGGTGCTGGCCGTGGCGCTCTTCGCCTCCGTCTACTACCGTCCCGTCGCCAGCGGTGTCGCGACGTTCTGGACCACCCTGATCTTCGCCGGGATCTACGAGTACCTCGGGCGGCTCACGACGGTGGCGATCGAGCAACGCATCCTCGAGACCTTCCTCGGAGCGATGATCGCGCTGTGCGTCGCGTGGTGGGTGCTGCCGACGCGCACCAGGAGCCGCATCAACAAGGACATCACGACGCTGACGCGCGACCTCCAGCTCATCCTTTCGGGAAGCTTCGAGCGGCTGACGAGCCGCGAGGAGATCCCACGCAGTGCGGTCCAGAAGCGCCTCCTGGGCATCGACCACCAGGTCCGCGACCTCAACGCGGACGCCGCCCCGTTGCGCCACACCATCGGCTCCTACGAGACCGGTGGCATCGAGGCGCTGCTGACAGCCGTGTGGTCACTGACCTCGATCACCCGGGAGCTGGTGCACACGGTGGAGCGCACCCGGACCGAGCACCTCGACACGGATGGACCGGACTGGCCGCAGGTGCGGCAGACGATCGAGCAGAACCTCGCCGCGCTGCTGACGGCCCTCTCCGACCGGGTGCCGGCCGAGGTCGTGACTGACCTCCCCCCGGTGGACGAGGCGACGCTCACCCCGGGCGCGCGTGAGGTCCACGACCTGGCCGACCTGACCAACCAGACGATCCTCGCCCTCGTCGAGCTGGTCGCCCCGGAGTCGGACGAGGACTGACGGCCCGCGCTGCCGCTCGAGCCCTCGGCGAGGCGGCGTGCGCCCGCGCACGCAGACGGGACCCGGCCGTACGGCCGGGTCCCGTCTGCCTGCTGGGGCTGTCCGCTCAGGCCTCGTCCCCCTCCTCGACGACCTTGCGGAGCTTCGCCTCTTCCTCGCTCGAGAGGTTGGTCTGGATCAGCTCACCGTGGATGCCCTGCGAGCGCAGCTCCTCGTGCACCCGGTCCAGGACGGCGCCCGCCGACAGGACGAAGAGGGCCGAGGTGCCTGGGGTGACCTTCGCCCGCACGTCCTTGATGAAGTCGTCGTTGATGCCGACGTCGGTCAGCGCGCCGATGAGCGCCCCCGAGGCAGCGCCCACGGCCAGACCGATGATCGGGATGAAGAAGATGATGCCGAAGAGGAGGCCCCAGAACATGCCGCCCAGCAGTCCCGGCCCGAGGAGGTCGTTGGCCTGCCGCGTCTTGGGCTTCTTCTTTCCCTCCGGCCACGACACGGTGGCAGCGTCGAGCACCTGGATGAGTTCCTGGCCCTGAAGCCTGATCAGGGCGTCCTCGGCCTTCTGCGCCCCTTCCGGGGTGTCGAACTTCCACACTGTCAGAGTTGCCACGTCGAGCTCCTACGTCGTTGTCGGTCTCAGCGGCCACCGGTGTGGCCACGCAATTCGACGCTAGGTCGATCGCCTTCCACCCCACAGGGACCAAGGACCCGGGTCAACCGGGCCTTTGGGACTCGCGGAGCTGGCGGTCGGGGCGCCCGCGACGGCCCGTCACGAGCGGGAACCTCGTCGCGCGGGGGCCATGTCCAGTTCCGCCCTCACCGGTGGTCTTCCACGGCTAGGGTGTGGCGCGAACCAGGTCAGCGGCACAGGTCAGCTGCACAGGCGAAGGGCAACCATGGGACTCATCCAAGCAGCAGTAGGCGCCATCGGCGGCAGCCTCGCGGACCAGTGGAAGGACTTCTACACCGTCCCCGACGGGCTCCCGCCGACGGCGGCCCTCTTCGCCGCAGTCCCCCGCGGCACCAACGCCGGGCGAGGGTCCAACACCAAGGGCTCCGACGGCGTCATCACCAACGGCAGCCGGATCGTCGTCCCCGAGGGCTACGGCCTGGTCCTCATGCAGGAGGGAGCCATCACCGGTTTCGCCGCGCAGGCGGGGGCGTACGAGTGGAGCTCCGAGGCCCAGGACTCGGAGTCGATCTTTGCCGGCAACGGCATCGTGAGCCCCCTCGTCACCACCTCGTGGGAGCGTTTCAAGTTCGGCGGACGCCCGAGCTCGCAGCAGCGCGCCTACTTCGTGGCGCTCAAGGAGCTGCCCAACAACCGCTTCGGCACCCAGTCGGAGATCTACTGGGACGACGCGTACATGAACGCCCAGGTGGGCGCGGTCACCCGCGGCACCTACACCCTGCGCATCACCGACCCGATCCTCTTCGTGAAGGCCTTCGTGCCGGCCTCCTACCTGGAGCCGGGCCGGGTCTTCGACTTCACCGACCTGGACAACGACGCCGCCTCACAGCTCTTCAACGAGGTCGTCGGCTCCCTGGCGCCCGCGTTCTCGATGTACACCAACGACCCCTCCAAGGGGAACCGCATCACCAAGATCCAGCAGGACTCGGTGGGGTTCGCCCA includes these proteins:
- a CDS encoding DUF1269 domain-containing protein translates to MATLTVWKFDTPEGAQKAEDALIRLQGQELIQVLDAATVSWPEGKKKPKTRQANDLLGPGLLGGMFWGLLFGIIFFIPIIGLAVGAASGALIGALTDVGINDDFIKDVRAKVTPGTSALFVLSAGAVLDRVHEELRSQGIHGELIQTNLSSEEEAKLRKVVEEGDEA
- a CDS encoding SHOCT domain-containing protein, with amino-acid sequence MGLIQAAVGAIGGSLADQWKDFYTVPDGLPPTAALFAAVPRGTNAGRGSNTKGSDGVITNGSRIVVPEGYGLVLMQEGAITGFAAQAGAYEWSSEAQDSESIFAGNGIVSPLVTTSWERFKFGGRPSSQQRAYFVALKELPNNRFGTQSEIYWDDAYMNAQVGAVTRGTYTLRITDPILFVKAFVPASYLEPGRVFDFTDLDNDAASQLFNEVVGSLAPAFSMYTNDPSKGNRITKIQQDSVGFAQSLSAAVETNYQWSTARGLEIVSVAIVSIEYDESTRELLRNVQRADALAGARGNSNLQASVAAGFESAGENAGPGGLIGMGMAAGSAGIGGLQQPVPGVGAQSVPAAPAAPPAPTPPAEDPVATLTRAKEMLDAGLITQEDYDAAKAKALGL
- a CDS encoding FUSC family protein, with the protein product MDSLWLLLGVGVLAATLADVFLSALNFDESGFLAGRVARVQWRLLRRVTRRLPRRWRPAALRQVTGLQVVVMVAVWVCGTILGYGLIYYSQMSPSTFSTSGGDRELNFFDALYFSAAQLATVGGSVLTASTDPLRFLSILESLTGVVLISLILTFLLGVYDVIGSLNTLCRQFSSAERGVGSAVASLAPHFHDGQVDGLDSHLDAVSDALTSYMDGLRLHHAAYYFQSGRDQFALPYALSMVGGTIGALNWGLPTGHPASVQASLPPLTYQFLEFTDQLQDLLRWSDRQVPEVVPHDVFAAHAGDGVLDSPRDRWVTTFLGLNAQMARLAGVEPLADMDDVYRRYSRWLPFAYRSQSTTLAVSDDLDYQPLIVTDMPVSVLREHSPVVLESVEVVPGVTPWAVRQDGTKEALRPDLGLHLLRERAGQVDPGHVRLRAATRALLASGGTVATLFVVFDALGDDQAVPAAIFGGFAAMLSTGLANAPGLRERRLASLVAILPVWLVLLLGALTSGEPWWRAALLVVVALAGTGARRFGPLAGALGGVTFMTFYFALILRLDLSDVPFFAAAALVGVVWSYVCSYVLLPDRPLHMLQQGVEALTHQMTTSVATLVDAVSWARWDPDIRQRVAVDMKRTHRTAAFVAGQLARETSDTEAIRMAEGLRLRVFDAELAMVNLKNAARGVTGTTLSLQTRGRLGGMLETLRADLTSRLAQREPGWTAGPPALDTPSRPWPTEALNLVKAAQAFHSAVLLLAAWQSDPHAVDPLDPHDPEGDAALADLAVAGAGGDAAKGRFQPWTRRSVQTAVATALSLAVGAAISGAHQFWAVLAAYQTLGSTDGETLSKGSRRVAGTVVGAAAGFAIATVGGGRGEIVVPVLAVALFASVYYRPVASGVATFWTTLIFAGIYEYLGRLTTVAIEQRILETFLGAMIALCVAWWVLPTRTRSRINKDITTLTRDLQLILSGSFERLTSREEIPRSAVQKRLLGIDHQVRDLNADAAPLRHTIGSYETGGIEALLTAVWSLTSITRELVHTVERTRTEHLDTDGPDWPQVRQTIEQNLAALLTALSDRVPAEVVTDLPPVDEATLTPGAREVHDLADLTNQTILALVELVAPESDED